A window of Cytobacillus sp. FSL H8-0458 genomic DNA:
CGCACACACATCGAATGGAACGTAGAAATCCAGATATCATCTGCTGCTCCGCCCATCATGTTATGAATACGGTCACGCATTTCACGGGCAGCCTTGTTTGTAAAAGTGATTGCCAGAATATTGTAGGGATTAACACCCTTTTCCACCATTAAGTAAGCAATCCTGTGCGTAAGCACTCTTGTCTTTCCGCTTCCCGCCCCTGCCATGATCAGGAGTGGCCCGTCTGTTGCTTTTACCGCATTTTGCTGCTGCGGGTTCAGTCCGTTCAATAATTTATCTGTTAAAAATTGCATTCCTTCTCTTCACCACCATAGAAACATATGTTCTTATATTCTATTTTATCTTGTTTGCTAATCCTCAGCAACCTGAATTAAGCACGAGCTGCTTCAACTGTGGCCAATGCAGCCTGCAGATCATCATAAATAACATTTCCGACCACAATGACGTCAGCATGCTCAGCCATTTCTTTTGCATGTTCTGCATTGAGGATGCCGCCTCCGTAAAATAATACGGTTTCTTCAAGCGTATTTTTCACCTCTGCGACTACTTCTGCATCTCCGTACTTTCCGCTGTATTCGAGATAGAAGATTGGCAGACGGAACATTTTCTCGGCCATCATCGCATATGCCCTTACCTCATCAAGAGATAAATCTGTGCGAGAATTGGTGACTTGAGCGACTTTACATTCTTCATTCAGAATGCAATAGCCCTGAACAAGGATTTCTTCCCAATTCATAATATCGCCATATTCTTTTACAGCTTCCTGATGAAGGCCTGTAACCCACTTTACATCCCGGCTGTTAAGGACTGTCGGGATAAAATATAGGTCAAAGCCCGGTGTAACTGAATCAATCGCCGAAACCTCCAGCACACAGGGAACCGTGTATCTGCGGATGCGGGCCATTAAATCCAGCACCTTCTCCAATGTGACCCCGTCTGTTCCGCCCACAATAATCGCATCGGTCCCTGACTCGCAAATCATCTCCAGGTCTTCATCTGATATATTTTTATCCGGATCGAGCTTGAATACGTGGCTCCATTCGCGAACATCATACATGCAAAATTGCCTCC
This region includes:
- a CDS encoding heptaprenylglyceryl phosphate synthase, whose product is MYDVREWSHVFKLDPDKNISDEDLEMICESGTDAIIVGGTDGVTLEKVLDLMARIRRYTVPCVLEVSAIDSVTPGFDLYFIPTVLNSRDVKWVTGLHQEAVKEYGDIMNWEEILVQGYCILNEECKVAQVTNSRTDLSLDEVRAYAMMAEKMFRLPIFYLEYSGKYGDAEVVAEVKNTLEETVLFYGGGILNAEHAKEMAEHADVIVVGNVIYDDLQAALATVEAARA